A stretch of the Arachis stenosperma cultivar V10309 chromosome 6, arast.V10309.gnm1.PFL2, whole genome shotgun sequence genome encodes the following:
- the LOC130933510 gene encoding glycine-rich protein DOT1-like — MLLCVDVEVEVEVGVGGRGDGEVEGTRVGGREDARGGGGGWGEGEAGRGGDVGGVGVGERGGGKGEGDGDGVGGGVSGGVGGAVDGVGGGGGGGGNYIGSGEGIFV, encoded by the coding sequence ATGCTTCTCTGTGTGGACgtggaggtggaggtggaggtTGGGGTGGGGGGAAGGGGAGACGGGGAGGTGGAGGGGACGCGGGTGGGGGGAAGGGAAGACGCgcggggtgggggtggggggtGGGGGGAAGGGGAGGCGGGGAGGGGAGGGGACGTCGGGGGGGTGGGAGTGGGGGAAAGGGGAGGCGGGAAGGGGGAGGGGGATGGCGACGGCGTTGGTGGTGGTGTTAGTGGTGGTGTTGGTGGTGCTGTtgatggtgttggtggtggtggtggtggaggaggtAATTATATTGGTAGTGGTGAGGgtatttttgtctaa
- the LOC130933511 gene encoding LOW QUALITY PROTEIN: ammonium transporter 2 member 4-like (The sequence of the model RefSeq protein was modified relative to this genomic sequence to represent the inferred CDS: inserted 2 bases in 1 codon), which translates to MGDETSPEWMNKGDNAWQLMAATMVGMQTIPGLVILYGSMVSRSWAINSAFMALYAFSAVFVCWASWAYRMSFGEEWVFFLGKPAVALDEKFLLGKSFLGAFPTATMVFFQGVFAAITLVLIGGSLLGRMNFRAWMLFVPLWLTFSCTITAFSIWSPNGWLFKLGVIDFAGGLVIHVSAGVAGITAAFWVGPRPEKEREAFASNNMIVALGGAGLVWMGWSGFNGAXAVNTLASLAILNTHVCAATSIVTWLVLDSLCFGKPTMFGAIQGLITGLVCITPAAGVVQGWAAILMGLFSGSVPWYTLMVLHKKLEFLNKIDDPMAIFHTHAITGILGGILTGLFAVPKLCRLFYGVPDWKKYTGLFYGLKNGLAHAGLTQLGIQLEATIFVVVFNVISTTVICLVVRSIVPLRVDDEDALQVGGDKSMHGEEAFALWSVVELSSDKGRPRLPNFL; encoded by the exons ATGGGAGACGAGACGAGTCCTGAGTGGATGAACAAGGGAGACAATGCATGGCAGCTGATGGCGGCAACAATGGTGGGGATGCAAACAATTCCAGGGCTAGTAATCTTGTACGGAAGCATGGTGAGCAGGTCATGGGCCATCAACTCGGCCTTCATGGCCTTATACGCTTTCTCCGCCGTGTTCGTTTGTTGGGCCAGCTGGGCTTACCGCATGTCGTTCGGCGAagaatgggtgtttttcttggGCAAGCCGGCGGTGGCGTTGGACGAGAAATTCCTTCTAGGGAAGTCGTTTCTGGGAGCGTTCCCTACTGCAACGATGGTGTTCTTTCAAGGAGTATTTGCGGCCATTACTCTGGTTCTTATTGGCGGTTCATTGCTTGGAAGAATGAACTTCCGTGCATGGATGCTGTTTGTTCCTCTCTGGCTTACATTTTCATGCACCATCACTGCTTTCAGTATTTGGAGCCCGAATGGGTGGTTATTTAAGCTTGGAGTTATTGACTTTGCTGGTGGCCTTGTTATTCATGTTTCTGCTGGTGTTGCTGGCATTACCGCAGCTTTTTGG GTGGGTCCAAGACCAGAGAAGGAAAGAGAAGCATTTGCTTCAAATAATATGATTGTAGCATTGGGAGGTGCGGGCTTGGTTTGGATGGGGTGGTCAGGCTTCAACGGCGC TGCTGTGAACACACTTGCATCTCTCGCAATTCTAAACACTCATGTCTGCGCTGCTACTAGCATCGTCACATGGCTCGTCCTCGACAGTTTATGTTTCGGTAAGCCAACCATGTTTGGCGCCATTCAAGGCTTGATCACCGGCCTTGTTTGCATTACACCCGCCGCAG GAGTAGTGCAAGGTTGGGCAGCAATTTTGATGGGTTTGTTCTCAGGAAGTGTACCATGGTACACATTGATGGTGCTTCACAAGAAGCTCGAATTCTTAAACAAAATAGATGATCCAATGGCCATTTTTCACACACATGCCATAACCGGAATTCTTGGTGGAATTCTAACAGGCTTATTTGCTGTTCCTAAATTGTGTCGCCTCTTCTATGGAGTGCCTGATTGGAAGAAATACACTGGACTCTTTTATGGCCTTAAAAATGGTTTAGCCCATGCTGGTTTGACTCAGTTGGGGATCCAACTTGAAGCCACTATTTTTGTAGTTGTATTTAATGTTATTAGTACAACCGTGATATGCTTGGTTGTGAGGAGCATAGTGCCATTAAGGGTTGATGATGAGGATGCATTGCAAGTAGGTGGTGACAAAAGCATGCATGGAGAAGAGGCATTTGCCTTGTGGTCAGTGGTGGAGCTTAGTTCAGACAAGGGGAGACCACGGCTCccaaactttttataa